The genomic segment tttagtaaaaatcgatttttatacttgattttttaaaaattaataatcgattaaaaatcgatttttataatcatccaataaatgcactccgaaattatgtttttgtcttctggctttgagcccggaacgcgaactgccaaagaatactatcatagctccattatattacattaacgccatctgtgcattctttctgtgctcttaaaacagtttagatgattaatttaatcaaacattctctagatggaattagtcgatgaacagtattttaccgacattcggttgatattttattcattattcgttgctgaaacttcattctcaaacttgattgttataaactttaatttgtgttgattatacagggtgacatttaaaacaactgcatccttttaaacatagactatacccatgcttctgagccgtttgagcctatttttatttaaattaaacttcatcattttcacatttaaaaaaccctcaaaaactacgtcacacgctttattaagaccaatactacaaaaataatttaaaactaaacatgtaaataaatgtctgaaaaataaattatttttctagtatcaagatcaagtaaagtacctacagagttgtcgagatcgcttaGCTGAATGCATTGTGTCATtaacctctgaatcttacgcgtcgcttttccgccggccggggtgatattacgtatttaggacttttattttttttcgtactttctgaaatatgaaccgatatttttttctttttacgtttttaaatatcctttagatgagtacacttaacagctaaatttatgcagttaaattaaatgtcaccctgtataagaacttactgattctgttgtttatttttaatgaataaatctattgatataatgtatatggcgtttattttgacataaattgaaaaatttggaaaaaatctatcaatataataaaatcgattattttcttaagaaaaatcgattatttgttaatcgatttttcatacttaaaaaataaatcgattatataaaaatcgattttttatcagcaatgtcacatccctagTTGATTGTGTGTGTAGGTACACATGCACATTGTGATAAAACGAATGACTTCTCCCCGTACCAATtgaaaagatattaaatatagtagtaATCTGTATTTGCACGAGTACTTTGTAATTTAGCAGCATTACTATTTTTCACGAGTTTTTGCGATATGGCAACACCGctcataataaacatttaattgcATTTGCGTCAATGatttcataaatttgtttttatcaatttataagacaaaatattttataaatgttcttaaaggcaaatatatttttgcaaattcATCATAATCTTGTGAGCAATTTTTAGTAAAAGCAACACCTAACACTGTTAAATCGAGGTGCGTTCGAAAAGTTTtggtaagaaatattttagatacctgcacaataaacaaaaactgaggctaatttataatttgaaaaaaccGCTTTTAGCATAGGTATTGATTTCTCAATTCaaagtcatatttttatagattttaataattgttatgtttaagttaaatcaaaagaaaaatttacctGATATGCGtgcagtaaaatttttggtttAGGCAAGTTTTTGAACGAAAACGcaatgaagcgaaaaaaaaaacctggcTTGCTTGCTTCTGTTGTGATTGTGACGAATTTTGTAGTTATTATCAAAGTTCCATCTCGTTCATTgagttttcattaaaatagttCACATAATCATTAATAATGTCCAAGGCTCACCCACCAGAATTGAAAAAGTAAGAACAATTGTGTAAATTGCTTACGATTATGTACTATGGTAACGGCGCGTCAATCATAACCTTACTTTGGCAAACATTTACCGGAATATCTTGTGATTTACAGATTTATGGACAAGAAGCTGTCTATAAAACTTAACGCGGGTCGTGCCGTGACAGGGGTCTTGCGTGGTTTCGATCCTTTCATGAACCTTGTGCTAGACGAGTCTGTGGAAGAATGCAAAGACGGACAGCGCAACAATATCGGCATGGTGGTATGTAGCTATTAAGAAGTGATACTATCTCATCTTGGACTTTTAAAGTACTGTATTTTGATACCCTATtcattgataaataattagtAAACAGTGGCATATTGGGACAATAAAGCTGCTACTAAATCTAATGGAAGTGAAATtgctaaaaattattaaaaacataccaGCCAATGATCGAAGagagattaattttaataaatacataaaaaatagaagCTTTTTATCAACAGTGTGTCTTGAGATGTGTGTGTGAGCTGTGCCATCTCACCATATGAGGGGTGGCCAGGTATCTTCTGAGTTGTGTGATTCagattgaaaatttttgttctATAATATAGGCGGATGGGCAAGCAcctgacaatttttaaatctcagttctataatcaagctaaaaagctgaacatgacctattagttttcaagacttggctctaTGTACCCCATAAAGGCCATATAtgtgactacatgtatgtatgtaatataagatatctttaatataatttaatgtcGGGGGTTCTAAACACAAACAATGTCATTGTATTTTAATCCAGtccatttaatttatttgcaggTAATCCGAGGAAATAGCATCATAATGCTAGAATCATTAGATAGAATATAGAATTAGGTTTATTCTTAAgctttaattacattaatgaTAAGTGATGGAGTTTGACCAAATGTGAGAGGAATTTCATTTGATAACAGAGACAAAAtttgtacatataaattttttgtaaaattgtgaatatctcaaaaactaattTACCAGTTTTGATGCcctttaaacttaaaaattctattaacagaccctacatacattttaaatttccacAAAATAAGACTTAACTGTTTGattgttacataaatacaataaatgtattttttattccatatTGATGTAGACCTCACTCGCTTCTCTTGCTCAGTCTTGAAATTACTAAAAAGCAAAAGTTGAAAAAAAGATTACAAAATTGTTGCTAtgtgaataattaatttaccttGTCAACTTCTTATAAGACTAACACTTGCATGGTATTTGATGAACATACATCTTTGAAGCAATGAGCactgatatatattttaccaTATCTGAAACTTGATTTGAGCAAATCAGCGTCACTCTCACTAAAGGGGACACCACCCAAAGGCGGGCGATCTCTTGATGGAAAGGATTTGGAGTAAATCAGGGTTCTAAAGAAATGTGTTCTGATTCTCTGCAGTTAGTTTTACtcaaaactttataatatgtgatACAATCTGTAAACAAATTTTGGTctgtatgttaaaaattcctaatttccaaaataaatgtaactttTCAAACATTGAATGTGTTTTTATTGTCTTCACTGGCTTTCACCGGCCCTGGCTCTGCCCTCGTGAAGAATACCCCATATCCGGATcgtaactatatgtaggtatatcacgcaaatcggttcagtggtttaactGTGAAGAGATTATAACTATGTAATATAAGCTCAttttcgcatttgtaatattagtatagatgccAAGTGGTTCctagtatttaatattacatgACCACTCCAACTTTTAACGACTAAGAGAATGGCTAATGAGCTTGGgataggcgatgggttaggaacagtcactattaaaatttcaattccatcattacgcTATGGCTTATGgcagctgaacatggtcttAGGCTTTTTaatgactgttagctctgtttaccccgaaACGGATAGACTAAATGTCTATATAATTAACTATAATAGTAGTCTGTGGGTGGGCACACACAGGTAGAGTGATATTATTAGGTTCAACGAGTAAGACTCAACACGACGGGTACGTACTTGGCTTTGAGTATTGTCAGTGACAATACTCGGTGTGGTTGTAGGCGGCGTGGGGGTTGCAGGAAATCGACTAGTGTGTGTGTTGGCCAGtgtgtgtttattatttttaccttgGAAAGCTTTAAGCCCGTTTGCTAGTGCCTGTCTACTTCTACTGTCTAAGGCAGTAAAATATTGTGTCAAAGTCACTGCCAATCAAAACTGTCAACGTGATTGAATAGCGTTGggaaagtattttttgataacGTTTTGTTCTTTGGTTttggttttaatttcaaaacttgatggatatattttatgaacttGTTTTCTTATACAgggttattttaattattagatTAATTCCTTTCCTAAGAATACTTACCTTTACCATAAGAATGTTTTAGGGTTTTAACTTATAGCTTAAATTGCCTCGTTTTCGAATTGCACAGGCAGGCAAAAGGCAAAAATATATGCTATTATGAAGATAAACACcacatataaaatttacctacgtacagtaaattttaaatgtggtgtttatcttcaaaatagcatatatttttatatgccaTTACATAAGTCATAACTATATTGATTTCTAATTTTACTTTTCTAGAGTTATACAACCAAAAACTTTTTGATTTGTAGCAGGAGCGATGAATCGGGCTCATTCAAATCGCagaggaaaataataattgtaaagtGAGGTAGAGCCTGTGGCGATATCAGAAATAAGCTACAAGCCCTTcacctatttaaaattgttttggttttCTGCATCACATCCCTAGCTTTTATTGTTTGCTGACGCCGAATAAcagattgtattttttttgttatctttaTCTTCTGCGTAAATTAGATTGATTTTGTGTTATTATGATTAAGTGTTAATTGACTGTTTGTGTTTTGGAAACAATGCgttagaaaaaataacaggTGTAGCGAAACTTGACGTGAAAATAAACTAACTCATTTGGTAAGTGGTTTCGCATGattcatacaaacaaaaacgtATTTAATAAGTTTTCATAAAGTTTCCTGGTACACTTTTCATGTCGTAGGTCATAATCCGCCTTTTTATATAGTGATCATGAGATGTCACAGTACATCTTTCCaagaaaattaacataatCATTTACTTCTTCAAccttattcaaaatattttaaagttgtaAATAATGTTGACATTTAGGTACTTTGTTCTCATGATGAGATCActttgggattatttttgctaTCTATTATGAATTCCTAAAACATAGCTAAACTAGGTTTAGATTTCTAGGTCATAGATTCAGGTCACAGACTTGGGTGCATATGCACTTTAATCAGTCATACAACTATAAAATATGGCTTTCTGAATACCCTGAGTTTCATACTTGTGTGTGCTGCTGTGTGGTTCCTTACACTTTAGAAAAgtactactccatctcttcccatagatgtcgtaaaaggtaaaTAAGAGATTGACTAATTAACTTGGGAGCCTATTTTTAGGCAATGACCCCGCACTGTCTGAACAtaaataccatcattaagccatacagctgaatatggATTgatgagactgttggctctgtttatcctGTAAGGGATAAGAGAATGAGACAAGATggagaagtgattatatgtatgtgtgcttTCTTGTGTGGTTTCAAGATAATTAGTTTTCAGAGGTTTATCAACATCAAGTTTATCAAagtcaagtgccgtgtggttcccagcaccaatacaaaaaagaataggaccagtccatctctttcccatgcatgttgtaaaaggcgactaagggataggcttagaaacttgggattattttttagccgatgggctagcaacctgtgactatttgaatctcaattctatcatttagccaaatagctgaacgtggccattcagtctatttaagactgaatggccacaaacaggcccgcaagggatatagatgtgatgtgaccatgtgtgtgtgtatttattaagaaatatttggaGTATCAAAgaaggtaagtacctaccatGAGTTTGAATGAAAAACGAATGAAGATTAGAAAAACAAAGTGTtacgttagtcgccttttacgacatccactaCTACCACTACCActacggagtggtcctattatttttcgtaTTTCTTAATCTTACTGTTTTTTAGTCCTACTCAACGCAATAGATCCCTGAACTAAATATCTTTGAAATTACTTTCAATCTGTCATTGCCAAAATTGCTCAATGTATCTATTTCAATATAAAGcgaaaattaaataggtattcCTCCAATGTCATTGTCATGAATAGTTGAGTTTCGCTTTTTCAGAGTTTATTTTGGCTCAATTGCTTtagtttaaaatctttttatcttgttgttatttacatacatatacattgtcaaaagtacataaaattacgcctctttcacCCATTAAGGAAAGGGtaattttttgatttgaaacaaaaaattgatatatatatatataaattatacttttaagCAACTTGATTCTCCAGGAAAAGAAAAGTAAGTcaacaatatttatgtatacatattatatagtcacgtcaatatcccttagggggtagacagagcgaaaagtcttgaaaggccacattcagttgtataataatataataattacaatatttattcttgTTTTAACATGGAATGTAAATTCCCACAGAAACAAACCTATgaagcaaaagctagttttatttaaatttaattattgtcacatacatacataaaatcatgcctctttcccggaggggtaggcagagactacctctttccacttgccataatctctgcatacttaatACATTGTTAAAATGGTTTGGtgggatgaatgaaagcaggttgactaagcagatatacaaggagagtgtgaagggaaaggtcggagtgggaagacctagacgaacgtatattgatcaaattaatTGTTGTTTGCAGTGACAAAGCCCAAAATGGTGGATATGTTAGACCCGTTGTCGCCTAGCGTGAACACGGCTCGGAGTCCCGGGTTCATTCACAAATTGAGACAAAGGATTGGCAGCGGTGGACTGAACAGAACATCTGAAGGTAATAATATtcaatactagctgtgcccgcgactccgtccgcgtggaaaagttattttgggcatcattgaagccctcaagcgTGAATAATTTTTGCCCGTTtttttcgctcctaatagttgcagtgtgatgttttatagcctaaagccttcctcgataaatggtctattcaacacaaaaatatttttttaattcgaaccagaagttcctgcgattagtgcgttcaaacaaacaaacaaactcttcagctttataatattagtattagtatagaagTCTTCATCCAATTTTGCTGTCAATACggcattacaattattttaaaatacaaatagtcTTTCATAGTTGTGCAAAAAGTGTGTTATCAAAGAAATTGTACTTATCAGTGCATTGTATGCGCTTGTGTGGTTCACACGTCGGTTATGGATGAAAAGTGCATTCAAGGTGATTCATGTTTAACCGACTCCAAAAAAAAGAGAAGGAACTTCTCAATTCGAccggtttttttttggattgtATATGTTTCGTGTTCATAATGTACCGTGGTACACTATTCGtgattgtgtattttttaattttaaactgtaaataatttagtGGTCTCTTCTTAGCGTCTTTCTCATTGTGAAcagctggtagactggtagagagtgccaaacggcattaagtccgccctttgtacatttttttgtgcaataaagtttcaaataaacaGTCTACGGCacattatgtacttacatatattgaTCCCAATATGATTTTGGTTTGTATGTGgagcgttggtggtcgaatTGTAAGGTTAAACTGCGTCTTGCGCATCAAGACACTGGTTCGAATTCCACCAGGGCCATATACCAATGACAATTAtcgaaattatgtacattagtttgtatactaaccgatgcccttacggtgagggaaaacatcttgTGGAAACTTGTGAATTCGGGCTACggtatgtgtaaccatgatcgatctaTTACGGGTTagatttacctgcaaaggttgcggaggtcagatgggaatcgCTTTGTGTATAAACATGACTCActtaatccaggatccatggtcaagggcttaccccgggcttctctccagagtcgTGAGGATGCACTACGCTAAACAAGGTCTACACTAATGACTGACCCCcgtttgacctccgcaacctttgcaggtgaaCCCAAGCCCTTGATCGTGGTAGactgtttgtttatttctaaactctttattgcacataaaaagaaatgtaacaaaaatagaaaacagtccttggatttagaagaatatgtacaatagcGGACTTATCACAATCTGGATTTCTTctagtcaaccaaaatataaaggagaATCCAAAATCAAAGAGGCAGCGTACATTAAAAGCATTGGGGaaccaaataattataaactaattaatgataaacatacataaataaaaaactatataaacatacataaatataagtaggtacactcaaacgtcctggtaaagggtcaggtcaaaagtacccgaaaccgccgagcttgcatgaagagagttatgaatgtggatgaagcgaagtaagtatgcagagatcgtggcaagtggaaagaggtagtctctgcctacccctccgggaaagaggcgtgattttatgtatgtatttgtatgtatgtacattcaaACGTTAGATGCATGAGAATACAGTCTTTTGATTATTCTTAGTAGtcattacacatacatatttgtttcAGGTTATGTGGAGTTCGGAGAGTTCAGGTCCGAAGTCCCGGGTATCAAGAAGGTGGGCACATTCGCCGGAGTGTTCTGTCCGGTCGTGCTGTCCATGTTCAGTGCCCTGGTCTTCATTCGGATGGGTgagtttgtaattatttattcatttggaAGACTTAATCATTTTGTAACGGAAcggaattatttattcattttttaaaaggttgttgccgtttaaaaaaaaaaattgcgccACGTATGTGAAACAAATGATCAGTTACAGGTCCTCACAGATACAAAACACTTATACAATGAAAAAGCAACattaatctttaaatattcaacaaTAACTATTTCTAAAGAATTTAATAGCTCACTTACCTTAACTCACTTAACATCTACTAACTGTATTTAAAAGACTTTGATTCTAACAACagtctaaataataaaaagaatataggtATAACTACATATATTGTGAAACTCATCTCTGGTCAGCATTCGACTACATCGCttttaaagaagaattgtatattattatattaaacattccTAAATTGAGCCGGACTCTGCCTCAATTTAGAAatgtttaattcaaatatgtaattatattattgtaattatctATGTCGACAGGTCATTGCCCCCGGCATTGCAAGGTCGTGTCTGTGACTCGGGCGGGTCACTTGAGACACGTCACATTttgatagatatattttattttgccaaACAAGTAGCTATCGCGCCGTGTGATTctcggcatcaatagaaaaaaatataggaccagtccatctctttcccattggtgtcgtaaaaggcgactaagttaTAAGCTTGTATACCTACTTGggatacagagccaacagtcattaaaatacagaaatgccacgttcagctgtttggcttaatgatagaattgagatccaaaaagtgacaggttgctagcacatcgcctaaaagaagaatcccaagtttagtgccgtgtggttcccggcaccaatacaaaaaagaataggaccactccatctctttcccatggatgtcgtaaaaggcgactaagggttaggcttataaacttgggattcttttttaggcgatgggctagcaacctgtcactatttgaatctcaattctatcattaagccaaatagctgaacgtggccattcagtccattcgaccccgcaagtgatatagacgtgatcatatgtatgtatgtatgtttattagtcTTTCCTTTGTTTCTCTTTCACTTTTTTGCTTGGGAAGAAAATAAGTTATGCACAcatactttgtttatttttcgctACCTGAACAGCATGTATGACTGTTATATAaatgaactagctgtgcccgcgacttcgtccgcgtggaatagttattatgggcatcattgaagccctcgagaatgaataactttccccgttttttttttcacattctccattatttcttcgctcctaatagttgcagcgtgatgttatatagcctaaagccttcctcgataaatggtattttCGAtgcgaaaataatttttcaattcgaaccagtagttcctgagataagcgcgttcaaacaaacaaacaaactcatcagctttataatattagtataaatgaatatacatacatatatctatggctaatacataattattgttCTCAGGTTATTTGGTCGGCAACGCGGGTTTACTCGTGACCTTGGGACAGTTTGGCCTGGCGTATCTCATAGTAGTGTTCACTGTGACGTCAATATGTGCCATTTCCACCAACGGCGCCGTGGAGGGGGGCGGGGTCTATTGTATCCTTTGAAATGTAGTTTTTATGGAATAGCATTAGAacattcgtttttttttcaagttttattttctttcgtttaaagaataggaacactccattcTTTCccgcggatgtcgtaaaagtagtgcccttgtattgaatttctttttatgttaagttttattcttatttttcttgatgtacataaataaataaataaaggcgacaaaggggtaggctaataaacttgggattcttcctgtaggcgatgggctagcaacctgttactatttaaatctcaattccatcataaagccatacatctgaacgtgggcttccggtcttttcaagactgttggctttgtctaccccgcaacggatatagacgtggtcatatgtatgtatgtttacatacatacataaactcacgcctctttcccggaggggtaggcagagactacctctttccacttgccacgatccctgcatacttcctttgcttcatccacattcataactctcttcatgcaagctcggcggtttcgggcacttttgacctgacccttcaccaggacgtccttaatttgatcaagatatgttcgtctaggtcttcccaccccgacctttccctccacactctccttgtatatctgcttagtcaacctgttttcattcatcctctccacatgaccgaaccatctcaacatacccttttctattcctgtaactacatcatctttcacatcacaacattcccttatcacgctgttccttatccggtcactcaatttcacacccaacatactccttaacgctctcatttccactgcatttattctgattttcgtgcttcttttgccatacccaactttcactcccatacattaatgtcgggaccaacacgcccctgtgcacagccagtcgagcctttttggatagtttctgactgctcataaaggcatgcaaagctccattcaccatgttccccgcgttcactctcctttcaatatcactatcacacttgccatctgatgtaaactttgatcctagatatacaaactctttcacttgctcaactttttctcctccaatcaaaatatgtatgtatgtttgtttatattattaatagacATGATTGACTAAATGCGAAGATGAAGTTTCCTGAACAACCGCAGTCATGataatgtacttatgtatCTATAGACGTGGTCATATGttcgtatattattattttttattgacgtGACTGACTGAGAAGATGAAGTTTCCTGAACAGCACCACAGTCATGATCAGCCGGACCCTGGGCCCGGAATTCGGGGGCGCTATCGGCACGCTGTTCTTCTTCGCAAACGTGGTTTCCAGCGCGCTGTGCATATCTGCGTGCACCGAAGCGCTGGTGGAGAACTTCGGGACTAatggtaataattaaaattatagataTCTGATCGTGagctgtggttcccggcaacaatatgtataaaaaataatagggccactctatttgtttctcatggatgtcgtaagaggcgactaaaggatacgcttataaacttgggattttgcAGCGaggggccagcaacctgtcactatttgaatctcattttttttttattaagccaaacagcttaacggtgccctaccagtcttttcaagaatgttggctctgtctaccccgcatgtgatatagacgtgattaaaggTATGTATGAGATGTTCCTAGTTACATCTTCACCTCTCTAAAGAGGATTCAGAGATGCCTTCTGACCGTGTTCCTAGGTAAttggttttaacacgaagcgactacaGTCTTTAATGTCACCCG from the Amyelois transitella isolate CPQ chromosome 25, ilAmyTran1.1, whole genome shotgun sequence genome contains:
- the LOC106142762 gene encoding probable small nuclear ribonucleoprotein G, with the translated sequence MSKAHPPELKKFMDKKLSIKLNAGRAVTGVLRGFDPFMNLVLDESVEECKDGQRNNIGMVVIRGNSIIMLESLDRI